One Cheilinus undulatus linkage group 22, ASM1832078v1, whole genome shotgun sequence DNA window includes the following coding sequences:
- the agfg2 gene encoding arf-GAP domain and FG repeat-containing protein 2 isoform X3 translates to MSNRKHRDNQEICARKVRELAQSGVNKHCFECNQPGVTYTDITVGSFVCTSCSGMLRGLNPPHRVKSISMTTFSQQEVEFLQNHGNEVGRRTWLCVFDPKTDGCSDMKDSQKFKEFLQDKYEKKKWHFSKSKNRRDVEGPWSPGVQAVPPSHGPLASQAPSHNMPPNARSARPLSQSQMLSWDRNPAISPADMRTDVFTARPSRSQSFRDPPLKDPTLCGIERQRPGSLTSALGAQSHTPSFPALPRPSGRTVSASGATGPFRAFPKSLSVDFGGLSHPQQQPLPQSLSQPQQQPQQSVGVGQTTTTQVSCSNAQDRYAAVSHLDSVFSDTTTGTAPPAGPPQYSTLFGNRLSSSSTPASSPGVDTVSSSQTFANFPNPFSSSSASQQPPALSPSNPFSNASGGDSNAFVTSPTSVFPPSASFPAPTSQNAFPHESASNQEANGFASFPAPDSQSKVPRTMSVNPFTGNVYPSRGTSRNPFI, encoded by the exons atgtcGAACCGAAAGCACCGGGACAACCAGGAGATCTGCGCCCGCAAGGTCCGCGAGCTGGCCCAGTCTGGAGTAAACAAACACTGCTTCGAGTGCAACCAGCCCGGGGTGACTTACACCGACATCACGGTGGGCAGCTTCGTCTGCACGTCGTGCTCCGGAATGCT GAGAGGCCTCAACCCTCCTCATAGAGTCAAGTCCATCTCTATGACAACCTTCTCCCAACAGGAAGTGGAATTCCTTCAAAACCATGGTAATGAG GTTGGGAGGAGGACTtggctgtgtgtgtttgaccCAAAGACGGACGGCTGCTCTGACATGAAGGACTCTCAGAAGTTCAAAGAGTTCCTTCAGgacaaatatgagaaaaaaaagtg GCACTTCTCCAAAAGTAAGAACAGGAGGGATGTCGAGGGTCCTTGGAGTCCTGGGGTCCAGGCCGTTCCCCCCTCACATGGTCCTTTAGCAAGCCAGGCCCCTTCTCACAACATGCCCCCCAATGCCAGGTCTGCACGGCCACTG TCTCAGTCCCAGATGCTGTCGTGGGATAGAAATCCTGCGATTTCACCTGCCGACATGCGGACGGATGTGTTCACTGCCCGGCCGTCGCGCTCCCAAAGCTTCAGAGACCCCCCTCTGAAAG ATCCCACCCTGTGTGGGATAGAAAGACAGCGTCCGGGCTCTCTGACATCAGCATTGGGAGCTCAGAGCCACACCCCCTCTTTTCCTGCCCTTCCACGGCCTTCAG GTCGTACAGTATCTGCCTCAGGGGCCACGGGGCCCTTCAGGGCTTTCCCCAAGTCTCTCAGCGTCGACTTCGGAGGTCTCAGCCACCCTCAGCAGCAGCCTCTGCCTCAGTCTCTGTCccagccacagcagcagccgCAGCAGTCTGTGGGCGTTGGCCAGACAACGACGACGCAGGTCAGCTGCTCCAACGCCCAGGACAGATACGCCGCAGTGTCACACCTGGACAGCGTCTTCTCAGACACGACAACAGGCACAG CCCCACCTGCTGGCCCTCCGCAGTACAGCACGCTCTTTGGAAACAGGCTGTCCTCCAGCTCAACTCCTGCCAG CTCCCCCGGTGTCGATACAGTCTCCAGCTCCCAAACCTTTGCGA ATTTCCCAAACCCATTCAGCTCCAGCTCGGCCTCCCAGCAGCCCCCTGCCCTCTCCCCCAGTAACCCCTTCAGTAACGCTTCAGGAG GTGACTCCAATGCATTTGTCACATCACCCACCTCTGTTTTTCCTCCATCCGCCTCCTTCCCAGCACCCACCTCCCAGAATGCATTTCCTCATGAGTCAGCCAGCAACCAAGAAGCCAACG gttttgccTCCTTTCCTGCACCTGACTCTCAGTCCAAAGTCCCTCGAACTATGTCGGTGAACCCGTTTACG GGGAATGTTTACCCCAGTCGAGGGACATCAAGAAATCCTTTCATTTGa
- the agfg2 gene encoding arf-GAP domain and FG repeat-containing protein 2 isoform X1 has translation MSNRKHRDNQEICARKVRELAQSGVNKHCFECNQPGVTYTDITVGSFVCTSCSGMLRGLNPPHRVKSISMTTFSQQEVEFLQNHGNEVGRRTWLCVFDPKTDGCSDMKDSQKFKEFLQDKYEKKKWHFSKSKNRRDVEGPWSPGVQAVPPSHGPLASQAPSHNMPPNARSARPLSQSQMLSWDRNPAISPADMRTDVFTARPSRSQSFRDPPLKDPTLCGIERQRPGSLTSALGAQSHTPSFPALPRPSASSSFKNHFTLGFPTSKPRLKACEGQGETHTVASLEKKNEFKVVQYLPQGPRGPSGLSPSLSASTSEVSATLSSSLCLSLCPSHSSSRSSLWALARQRRRRSAAPTPRTDTPQCHTWTASSQTRQQAQPHLLALRSTARSLETGCPPAQLLPAPPVSIQSPAPKPLRISQTHSAPARPPSSPLPSPPVTPSVTLQEVTPMHLSHHPPLFFLHPPPSQHPPPRMHFLMSQPATKKPTVLPPFLHLTLSPKSLELCR, from the exons atgtcGAACCGAAAGCACCGGGACAACCAGGAGATCTGCGCCCGCAAGGTCCGCGAGCTGGCCCAGTCTGGAGTAAACAAACACTGCTTCGAGTGCAACCAGCCCGGGGTGACTTACACCGACATCACGGTGGGCAGCTTCGTCTGCACGTCGTGCTCCGGAATGCT GAGAGGCCTCAACCCTCCTCATAGAGTCAAGTCCATCTCTATGACAACCTTCTCCCAACAGGAAGTGGAATTCCTTCAAAACCATGGTAATGAG GTTGGGAGGAGGACTtggctgtgtgtgtttgaccCAAAGACGGACGGCTGCTCTGACATGAAGGACTCTCAGAAGTTCAAAGAGTTCCTTCAGgacaaatatgagaaaaaaaagtg GCACTTCTCCAAAAGTAAGAACAGGAGGGATGTCGAGGGTCCTTGGAGTCCTGGGGTCCAGGCCGTTCCCCCCTCACATGGTCCTTTAGCAAGCCAGGCCCCTTCTCACAACATGCCCCCCAATGCCAGGTCTGCACGGCCACTG TCTCAGTCCCAGATGCTGTCGTGGGATAGAAATCCTGCGATTTCACCTGCCGACATGCGGACGGATGTGTTCACTGCCCGGCCGTCGCGCTCCCAAAGCTTCAGAGACCCCCCTCTGAAAG ATCCCACCCTGTGTGGGATAGAAAGACAGCGTCCGGGCTCTCTGACATCAGCATTGGGAGCTCAGAGCCACACCCCCTCTTTTCCTGCCCTTCCACGGCCTTCAG CCAGTAGCTCTTTCAAAAACCACTTCACTTTAG gttttcccACTTCAAAGCCCAGATTGAAAGCCTGTGAGGGTCAAGGAGAGACACACACTGTTGcctcactggaaaaaaagaacGAGTTTAAA GTCGTACAGTATCTGCCTCAGGGGCCACGGGGCCCTTCAGGGCTTTCCCCAAGTCTCTCAGCGTCGACTTCGGAGGTCTCAGCCACCCTCAGCAGCAGCCTCTGCCTCAGTCTCTGTCccagccacagcagcagccgCAGCAGTCTGTGGGCGTTGGCCAGACAACGACGACGCAGGTCAGCTGCTCCAACGCCCAGGACAGATACGCCGCAGTGTCACACCTGGACAGCGTCTTCTCAGACACGACAACAGGCACAG CCCCACCTGCTGGCCCTCCGCAGTACAGCACGCTCTTTGGAAACAGGCTGTCCTCCAGCTCAACTCCTGCCAG CTCCCCCGGTGTCGATACAGTCTCCAGCTCCCAAACCTTTGCGA ATTTCCCAAACCCATTCAGCTCCAGCTCGGCCTCCCAGCAGCCCCCTGCCCTCTCCCCCAGTAACCCCTTCAGTAACGCTTCAGGAG GTGACTCCAATGCATTTGTCACATCACCCACCTCTGTTTTTCCTCCATCCGCCTCCTTCCCAGCACCCACCTCCCAGAATGCATTTCCTCATGAGTCAGCCAGCAACCAAGAAGCCAACG gttttgccTCCTTTCCTGCACCTGACTCTCAGTCCAAAGTCCCTCGAACTATGTCGGTGA
- the agfg2 gene encoding arf-GAP domain and FG repeat-containing protein 2 isoform X2, whose amino-acid sequence MSNRKHRDNQEICARKVRELAQSGVNKHCFECNQPGVTYTDITVGSFVCTSCSGMLRGLNPPHRVKSISMTTFSQQEVEFLQNHGNEVGRRTWLCVFDPKTDGCSDMKDSQKFKEFLQDKYEKKKWHFSKSKNRRDVEGPWSPGVQAVPPSHGPLASQAPSHNMPPNARSARPLSQSQMLSWDRNPAISPADMRTDVFTARPSRSQSFRDPPLKDPTLCGIERQRPGSLTSALGAQSHTPSFPALPRPSASSSFKNHFTLGRTVSASGATGPFRAFPKSLSVDFGGLSHPQQQPLPQSLSQPQQQPQQSVGVGQTTTTQVSCSNAQDRYAAVSHLDSVFSDTTTGTAPPAGPPQYSTLFGNRLSSSSTPASSPGVDTVSSSQTFANFPNPFSSSSASQQPPALSPSNPFSNASGGDSNAFVTSPTSVFPPSASFPAPTSQNAFPHESASNQEANGFASFPAPDSQSKVPRTMSVNPFTGNVYPSRGTSRNPFI is encoded by the exons atgtcGAACCGAAAGCACCGGGACAACCAGGAGATCTGCGCCCGCAAGGTCCGCGAGCTGGCCCAGTCTGGAGTAAACAAACACTGCTTCGAGTGCAACCAGCCCGGGGTGACTTACACCGACATCACGGTGGGCAGCTTCGTCTGCACGTCGTGCTCCGGAATGCT GAGAGGCCTCAACCCTCCTCATAGAGTCAAGTCCATCTCTATGACAACCTTCTCCCAACAGGAAGTGGAATTCCTTCAAAACCATGGTAATGAG GTTGGGAGGAGGACTtggctgtgtgtgtttgaccCAAAGACGGACGGCTGCTCTGACATGAAGGACTCTCAGAAGTTCAAAGAGTTCCTTCAGgacaaatatgagaaaaaaaagtg GCACTTCTCCAAAAGTAAGAACAGGAGGGATGTCGAGGGTCCTTGGAGTCCTGGGGTCCAGGCCGTTCCCCCCTCACATGGTCCTTTAGCAAGCCAGGCCCCTTCTCACAACATGCCCCCCAATGCCAGGTCTGCACGGCCACTG TCTCAGTCCCAGATGCTGTCGTGGGATAGAAATCCTGCGATTTCACCTGCCGACATGCGGACGGATGTGTTCACTGCCCGGCCGTCGCGCTCCCAAAGCTTCAGAGACCCCCCTCTGAAAG ATCCCACCCTGTGTGGGATAGAAAGACAGCGTCCGGGCTCTCTGACATCAGCATTGGGAGCTCAGAGCCACACCCCCTCTTTTCCTGCCCTTCCACGGCCTTCAG CCAGTAGCTCTTTCAAAAACCACTTCACTTTAG GTCGTACAGTATCTGCCTCAGGGGCCACGGGGCCCTTCAGGGCTTTCCCCAAGTCTCTCAGCGTCGACTTCGGAGGTCTCAGCCACCCTCAGCAGCAGCCTCTGCCTCAGTCTCTGTCccagccacagcagcagccgCAGCAGTCTGTGGGCGTTGGCCAGACAACGACGACGCAGGTCAGCTGCTCCAACGCCCAGGACAGATACGCCGCAGTGTCACACCTGGACAGCGTCTTCTCAGACACGACAACAGGCACAG CCCCACCTGCTGGCCCTCCGCAGTACAGCACGCTCTTTGGAAACAGGCTGTCCTCCAGCTCAACTCCTGCCAG CTCCCCCGGTGTCGATACAGTCTCCAGCTCCCAAACCTTTGCGA ATTTCCCAAACCCATTCAGCTCCAGCTCGGCCTCCCAGCAGCCCCCTGCCCTCTCCCCCAGTAACCCCTTCAGTAACGCTTCAGGAG GTGACTCCAATGCATTTGTCACATCACCCACCTCTGTTTTTCCTCCATCCGCCTCCTTCCCAGCACCCACCTCCCAGAATGCATTTCCTCATGAGTCAGCCAGCAACCAAGAAGCCAACG gttttgccTCCTTTCCTGCACCTGACTCTCAGTCCAAAGTCCCTCGAACTATGTCGGTGAACCCGTTTACG GGGAATGTTTACCCCAGTCGAGGGACATCAAGAAATCCTTTCATTTGa
- the agfg2 gene encoding arf-GAP domain and FG repeat-containing protein 2 isoform X4, which produces MTTFSQQEVEFLQNHGNEVGRRTWLCVFDPKTDGCSDMKDSQKFKEFLQDKYEKKKWHFSKSKNRRDVEGPWSPGVQAVPPSHGPLASQAPSHNMPPNARSARPLSQSQMLSWDRNPAISPADMRTDVFTARPSRSQSFRDPPLKDPTLCGIERQRPGSLTSALGAQSHTPSFPALPRPSASSSFKNHFTLGFPTSKPRLKACEGQGETHTVASLEKKNEFKVVQYLPQGPRGPSGLSPSLSASTSEVSATLSSSLCLSLCPSHSSSRSSLWALARQRRRRSAAPTPRTDTPQCHTWTASSQTRQQAQPHLLALRSTARSLETGCPPAQLLPAPPVSIQSPAPKPLRISQTHSAPARPPSSPLPSPPVTPSVTLQEVTPMHLSHHPPLFFLHPPPSQHPPPRMHFLMSQPATKKPTVLPPFLHLTLSPKSLELCR; this is translated from the exons ATGACAACCTTCTCCCAACAGGAAGTGGAATTCCTTCAAAACCATGGTAATGAG GTTGGGAGGAGGACTtggctgtgtgtgtttgaccCAAAGACGGACGGCTGCTCTGACATGAAGGACTCTCAGAAGTTCAAAGAGTTCCTTCAGgacaaatatgagaaaaaaaagtg GCACTTCTCCAAAAGTAAGAACAGGAGGGATGTCGAGGGTCCTTGGAGTCCTGGGGTCCAGGCCGTTCCCCCCTCACATGGTCCTTTAGCAAGCCAGGCCCCTTCTCACAACATGCCCCCCAATGCCAGGTCTGCACGGCCACTG TCTCAGTCCCAGATGCTGTCGTGGGATAGAAATCCTGCGATTTCACCTGCCGACATGCGGACGGATGTGTTCACTGCCCGGCCGTCGCGCTCCCAAAGCTTCAGAGACCCCCCTCTGAAAG ATCCCACCCTGTGTGGGATAGAAAGACAGCGTCCGGGCTCTCTGACATCAGCATTGGGAGCTCAGAGCCACACCCCCTCTTTTCCTGCCCTTCCACGGCCTTCAG CCAGTAGCTCTTTCAAAAACCACTTCACTTTAG gttttcccACTTCAAAGCCCAGATTGAAAGCCTGTGAGGGTCAAGGAGAGACACACACTGTTGcctcactggaaaaaaagaacGAGTTTAAA GTCGTACAGTATCTGCCTCAGGGGCCACGGGGCCCTTCAGGGCTTTCCCCAAGTCTCTCAGCGTCGACTTCGGAGGTCTCAGCCACCCTCAGCAGCAGCCTCTGCCTCAGTCTCTGTCccagccacagcagcagccgCAGCAGTCTGTGGGCGTTGGCCAGACAACGACGACGCAGGTCAGCTGCTCCAACGCCCAGGACAGATACGCCGCAGTGTCACACCTGGACAGCGTCTTCTCAGACACGACAACAGGCACAG CCCCACCTGCTGGCCCTCCGCAGTACAGCACGCTCTTTGGAAACAGGCTGTCCTCCAGCTCAACTCCTGCCAG CTCCCCCGGTGTCGATACAGTCTCCAGCTCCCAAACCTTTGCGA ATTTCCCAAACCCATTCAGCTCCAGCTCGGCCTCCCAGCAGCCCCCTGCCCTCTCCCCCAGTAACCCCTTCAGTAACGCTTCAGGAG GTGACTCCAATGCATTTGTCACATCACCCACCTCTGTTTTTCCTCCATCCGCCTCCTTCCCAGCACCCACCTCCCAGAATGCATTTCCTCATGAGTCAGCCAGCAACCAAGAAGCCAACG gttttgccTCCTTTCCTGCACCTGACTCTCAGTCCAAAGTCCCTCGAACTATGTCGGTGA